In the genome of Candidatus Zixiibacteriota bacterium, the window CAGCCCCAACGGTGGTTCGGCCGTCGAGCGCGGCCACAGTCTGACAAGTCTTTACAATAATGATGTCAGGCCGCTGACCATCTACTTTCAATTCTGCACAGGCTTCGGCGATTGCAAAAAGGAATGACTCTTCCATCGCCACCCTGGGCAACAACTCCTTTGCTTTGATTGTGATAGCCCGGATCGCCTCTTCATCGCGTTCGAATGTCTCGGAGAATCTGTCGGGATTGCTCTCGTAGAGAAGGTTCCGCTTCACTATCTCTACCCGTTGCTCTGGATCAAGAATCGACTCCACCTTGATGCACAAGGGGAAACGATCAAGTATCTGTGGCCGGAGCTCCCCTTCCTCCGGGTTCATGGTTCCCACAAGAATAAATTGATCGGGGTGGGAAATTGAAATGCCTTCGCGTTCAATCGTGTTCCATGGCGAAGCCGCAGCATCGAGGATGTCGTCAACCAGATGATCCGGAAGAAGATTCACTTCATCAACATAGAGAATATTTCGATTGGCTTCGCCCAACAGCCCGACCAGAACCTTCCTCTCTCCGTTCTTGAGTAGTCTTTCGATGTCTATACTCCCAAGCAGCCGGTCTTCGGTGCAACTCAGCGGAAGATTAACAATCTTCATCTTCTTTGTGGAACGATCAATTCGGTCTCTTTCACGGCAAAGG includes:
- a CDS encoding ATP-binding protein, whose product is MDLEKKPYLFSAVVGQEKFKTAYLCNIVNPRIGGLLISGPKGTGKSMIVHSVQTILPEYETVDGCDFNCDPDRPRRFCSLCRERDRIDRSTKKMKIVNLPLSCTEDRLLGSIDIERLLKNGERKVLVGLLGEANRNILYVDEVNLLPDHLVDDILDAAASPWNTIEREGISISHPDQFILVGTMNPEEGELRPQILDRFPLCIKVESILDPEQRVEIVKRNLLYESNPDRFSETFERDEEAIRAITIKAKELLPRVAMEESFLFAIAEACAELKVDGQRPDIIIVKTCQTVAALDGRTTVGAEDILLAAELALSHRTRDGGLLEPPTPEEIGAAFSGCLQKLEPNKASSEVTKKYISSSGEVNKNADEFLDRSDDDIDTDDTSSDDAPVKKK